Proteins encoded within one genomic window of Lepidochelys kempii isolate rLepKem1 chromosome 11, rLepKem1.hap2, whole genome shotgun sequence:
- the LOC140895289 gene encoding myb/SANT-like DNA-binding domain-containing protein 7, whose translation MMESQNRKRAPAWTEQEVRDLIAVWGEESVLSELRSSFRNAKTFVKISQGIQDRGHNRDPKQCRVKLKELRQVYQKTREANGRSRSEPKTCRFYDELHAILGGSATTTPAVLFDSFNGDGGNTEAGFGDEEDDDEEVVDSSQQASGETGFPDSQELFLTLDLKPVPPNPPNLPPGPARRRRDLCCICFKDHRIFSFPEASKD comes from the exons atgatggagtcccagaatcgcaaaagagctccagcatggactgaacaggaggtacgggatctgatcgctgtatggggagaggaatccgtgctatcagaactacgttccagttttcgaaatgccaaaacatttgtcaaaatctcccagggcatacaggacagaggccataacagggacccaaagcagtgccgcgtgaaacttaaggagctgaggcaagtctaccagaaaaccagagaggcgaacggccgctccaggtcagagcccaaaacatgccgcttctatgatgagctgcatgccattttagggggttcagccaccactaccccagccgtgttgtttgactccttcaatggagatggaggcaatacggaagcaggttttggggacgaggaagatgatgatgaggaggttgtagatagctcacagcaagcaagcggagaaaccggttttcccgacagccaggaactgtttctcaccctggacctgaagccagtacccccaaacccacccaatctgcctcccggacccgccaggcggagaagggacctctg ctgcatatgtttcaaggatcacaggatcttctccttcccagaagctagcaaagattag